Part of the Paenibacillus aurantius genome, GCCCACTTCAAAGTCACGGTGCCGCTGGTAAAATTTTCGGTAATTTTTGTAGTTGTCGCTCTTAATGGAGGCGTAGGGTTGAGTGGGATGCTCCTGATGATAAATAGGAGTGCGGCCGTCATCGAGGAACTTAGCCCCATGCTTGTATAACCGGTAGCCGAATTCCCAATCCTCGAATCCCCAGCCCTCGAACCCTTCATAGAAAGGGCCGACCTCCTCATACAGACTTCTCCGGAAAGAAAGACTGTGGGTCACCACACAATACCAAGGCAGATGATACCCTTCGTACCGGCTGCCGAACTTGCGCAGGACCTCCGGCCGGAGCGGGTCGGTAAAGGTATAGCGATGAAATTTCCTGTTCTTAATGGCCTCTTCTTTCAGAAGCCGGACAGGCCGGCTCCTCTTTTGGATTCGAGCCGTCAGCTTCCGGATGTTTCTCCTTCTGCTCCAAGAGGTCAATCTCCATTTTTTGCGAAGAAGAGGGCGTTTGCGGATAAGGGAGTAGAAATGTTTAAACTGCTTTTTGTTAAAGGCCGGGTGAAGGACGGAGAACATTCCGTTGTGGCCCATGCATCCGGTTACTACAAGATTGTCTTCTTGGGAATGGTAGCGGTAATGCCTTTCCACATAACGGCGGTGAACCAGCATTTCGGCATCCAGCATAATGATGATTTTTCCGGAAGCGGCGGCAATGCCGACATTTTTGGCAGCCGATCGGCCCAAATTCTTATCGGAGCGAATGTAACGGAAAGGAAAGGGAGCTTGGAAACGGCTAAGCTTAGGGGTGCGGTCAGACGAAGCGTCATCCACAAAAATAACCTCCATCTTGGAAGGATCGAAGGTTTGGTATTTAAGGGCCATTAAGCTGAATAGATTCATCGGATATTTGTTGTAGGAATTCATGATAATGCTGACCTCGGTACTCAATCCGGAGACCTCCTTTACGTTTCCCTATTTTCAAGCATGGTTAGTTTAGGTTATGGTCCACCCGAACTTTGGACACGGCACTTCACCCGTAGACGGCTGATTAGGGTAAGTGCCTGCGTTACCCCAACCCTATGTCCCACATAAACTAAGGACATAAAGGAGGGGTTCCATTGGCAGTGGCCTTGATTACCGGCGCCTCGGGTTTAATCGGCTCCGAAGCGGTGGAGTATTTCGCGGGACTCGGATTTACCGTTGTCGGAATAGATAATGATATGAGGAAGACCTTTTTCGGGGATTCAGGATCTACCCTATGGAACCGGCGGCGTTTGGAGTCCTTGTTAGGGAAGAGCTATGTTCACTATTCTTCCGACATTCGGGATAAGGAAGCGGTGGACCAAATCTTTCAGAAGTACGGTTCCGCGATTGACTTAATCATTCATACGGCGGCTCAGCCTTCCCACGATTGGGCGGCGCGGGATCCGGTCGTCGATTTCGATGTGAATGCGAAGGGAACCCTTCATTTACTGGAGGCCATGAGGCAGCATTGTCCGGAAGCGGTCTTTGTCTTCACCTCGACTAATAAGGTATACGGGGATAATCCCAACCGGCTGCCTCTTGTAGAACAGAAGCTCCGTTGGGAAATCGATCCCGCCCATCCCTATCAAATGGGTATTCCGGAACACCTGAGTGTGGATGGATGCATGCATTCGTTATTCGGCGCATCCAAGCTTTCTGCGGATTTGCTGGTACAGGAATATGGGAAGTATTTTAATTTCAAAACGGTTTGTTTCCGGGGAGGCGTGCTGACCGGGTTTCGTCAAGCCGGCGTGGAGCTCCATGGATTTGTCAATTATCTAATGAAATGCGCGGTTACCGGAACCCCCTATACCATCTATGGCTATAAAGGAAAGCAGGTGAGGGACGTCATTCATTCCCGTGACGTGGTAAGGGCGTTCCACGCTTTCTACAGCAGCCCGAGACGCGGGGGAGAAGTCTATAATTTAGGAGGGGGAAGAGAATCCAACGTCTCCCTGCTGGAAGCCATTCAGCTGGCGGAGAAGATTTCGGGTAACCCCATGGCTTATCAATATTCCGATTCCAGCCGGCAAGGAGATCACATGTGGTATGTAACGGATTTATCTAAATTTAAAGCCCATTATCCGGATTGGAAGCTAACGTATGGAATCACCGGCATAATGGAAGAGATGGCCGATCAGAATAAGGAACGGTGGCTGGCACCCTAACCGGAAAAAGAAACAGCATCCCGCTTGCGCCCGACAGAAGGAGAAGGCCTTCCGTTCGGGCGTTTTTTGAGGTATGCTGTGAAACGTAAAATGACTAACTTAAGGAGCCATGCTCTTCAGAAAGGTTTGAACCTACACCATGTCGGCTTCCCAATCCCTACCTCTACCCGACGACAGAGAGCGTGCCCGCTCACGCCGTACTTGGATGGCGATCCTGCTCGGCTCGCTGTCGGCGTTCGGTCCCCTGTCGCTCGACCTGTACCTGCCCGCTCTGCCGGCACTCGAACAAGAACTTCATGCCGGAACCTCGATCATCCAGCTGACCTTGACCGCCTGCCTGCTCGGCCTGTCGGTGGGGCAGCTCTTCGCCGGGTCGATCAGCGATGTCCGCGGCCGAAAGGGGCCCCTTATCACAGGCCTCGTCGTCTATGCCGCCGCGTCGCTCCTCTGTGCCCTGAGCCCGTCGGTCGGCCTGCTGATCGTGCTCCGTTTCCTGCAGGGCTTCGCCGGCGCCGCGGGGATCGTCATCTCGCGGGCGGTCGTCCGCGACCTGTATGAAGGCCCGGAGCTGACAAAGTTCTTCTCGCTCCTCATGCTGGTGAACGGAGCCGCGCCAATTCTGGCGCCTATTGCCGGGGGCCAGTTGCTGAAGCTGATTCCGTGGCAGGGCCTGTTCGTCGTTCTCTCTGTCATCTCCCTCTTGATGCTGGCCGGCGTGCTGCTGGGCCTGCCCGAAACCCTGCCGGCCGGGCTTCGCTCGGAGGCCGGACTCGGCAACACGCTGCGCACCTTCGGCACCCTCGTGAAGGACCGGGTGTTCATGGGCTACGCGCTCGCCCAAGGGCTCGTGACGGCGGCCATGTTCGCCTATATTTCCGGATCTCCCTTCGTCATTCAGGAGATCTACGGGGTCTCCGCCCAAGGCTTCAGCCTTCTGTTCGCCATGAACGGGGCGGGCATCATTCTGGCGGGACAGGTCACCGGCCGTCTGGCGGCCAAGGTGGGAGAGAAGCGCCTGCTGATCGCCGGGCTGCTCCTTGCAGCCCTAGGGGGAGTCAGCCTGCTTATCGTTCTGGCCTGGAAAGCCCCGCTGCCCTGGATTCTGCCTCCGTTGTTTCTCGTCGTCTCCTGCGTGGGGATCGTATCGACAGCCGGCTTCTCGCTGGCCATGCAGAATCATGGCCGTACCGCGGGGAGTGCCTCGGCCCTGCTCGGACTGATGTCCCTGCTGTTCGGAGCGCTGGTCGCTCCGCTGGTGGGGCTCGGAGGGAGCGGGACGGCGCTGCCGATGGGACTGGTCATAGCCGCCGCGGATATCGGCTCGGTGCTCGTCTATGTCTTCCTCATTCATCGCCGTATGGGTTCAAGATCCTAAAGCCCGCGGCTTACCGATACCGGCTTCCCTTTACGAAGGGGGGCCGGTTTTTTGGTGTGTTTAGGAAAGGAAATCCCTCGAAGGCTCTCGGCATAAGGGTCCGTTCAGAAGGAGGGGAAGCCACCCGGAATTCTTTCGGACCTGGAGGCAGGAAGAATAAATGGTAGTTTTGACGATTTGGTGAACGGGAATTATAATGAGGGTGATGGTGGAAGCGCTTACGAAGCTTGTCCGCCGTCCATTCCACTGCTGGAGGTCGTATGCCATGGCTCAAAAAGGAATTGACTTCACCGAGGTTGCCCGGTCGGCTCCCTTCCGGAAGCTGATGAGCAGCAAGAAAAGATTTATCCTGCCGTGGACGCTGTTCTTCTTCGCCTTCTATTTCACGCTGCCGATCCTCACCTCGTACACCACCGTTCTCAACAAGCCGGCCTTCGGTCCCGTCTCGTGGGCATGGGTGTTTGCCTTCGCCCAATTTCTGATGACGTGGGCCTTGTGCGTGCTTTATTCGAGGAAAGCGGCCGAATTCGACCGGATGGTGCAGGACGTCCGGCGCGGAATGGGGAGGTAACCTATGGGATCCATTAACACGACCGCCTTTCTGCTCTTTCTGGCCATTGTTCTGCTGACTATCGTTATTACCTATTTTGCCGCCAAAAAAACAAATTCCACCTCCGACTTCTATACCGCCGGGGGTGGGCTGAAGGGCTACCAGAACGGGCTTGCCATCGCCGGGGATTACATGTCCGCCGCCTCCTTCTTGGGCATTGCGGGGACGATCGCCCTTTCGGGGTTTGACGGTTTCTTCTACAGCATAGGGTTTCTCGTGGCTTATCTGGTGGTGCTCTATCTGGTGGCGGAGCCGCTCAGGAACCTGGGCAAATACACAATGGCGGATATGATCGCCGCCCGTTTCGACGACAAAAAGGTGCGGGGAGTCGCCGCCCTGAACACGGTTACCATCTCGATTTTCTACATGATCGCCCAGCTGGTGGGGGCGGGCTCGCTGATCAAGCTGCTGCTCGGTCTTGACTACCTGACATCCGTGACGATCGTCGGGGTTCTGATGACCCTCTACGTCGTCTTCGGGGGAATGACCGCCACCTCCTGGGTGCAGATCACCAAGGCCGTGCTCCTTATGGGAGGAACGTTTATCATCTCGCTGATCGTGTTTGCGAAGTTTCATTTTTCCGTGACCGAGATGTTCCAGTCGCTCCAGACGGCTACCCCGCTCGGAGAAAAATATTTGAACCCCGGCAACAAATACAAGGTGCCGCTCGACACCTTGTCGCTTAACTTGGCACTGGTGCTGGGCACGGCCGGACTGCCGCACATTCTGACGCGGTTCTTCACCGTCAAGGACGCCCCGACCGCCCGCAGCTCCGTCGTCTATGCGACCTGGCTGATCGGTATCTTCTACGTCATGACGGTATTCCTCGGCTTCGGGGCGGCTCAGTTCGTCGGCGCGAAGGAGATCACCGCGGCCGATCCGGGCGGCAACATGGCGGCTCCGCTGCTCGCCAAGGCGCTTGGCGGCGACTTCCTCTTCGCGTTCATCTCGGCCGTCGCCTTCGCCACCATTCTAGCGGTGGTGACCGGCCTCGTGCTCTCCGCGGCTTCGGCGTTCGCCCATGATTTCTACACGCACATCGTCCGCCGCGGGAACGCAACGGAGAAGGAGCAGATGACCGCCGCCCGCTGGGCATCCGTAGCGGTCTCCGTCATCTCGATCCTTCTGGCGCTCGCCGCCCAGAAGCTGAACGTGGCGTTCCTCGTTTCCCTCGCGTTCGCGGTGGCGGCCAGCGCGAATCTGCCGGTCATTCTCTTCACGATCTTCTGGCGCCGCTTCAATACCGCCGGAGCCGTGACCGGGATGCTGACGGGGCTGATCAGCGCCATCGTGCTGGTGGCCGTAAGCCCGAGCGTCTGGAGCCCGGCGGGCAAGGCGATTTTCACGGGGGATCCGCTCATTACGCTGACGAACCCGGGCATCATTTCCATTCCGCTCGGCTTCCTCGGGGCCATCGTCGGAACCCTGCTCTCCAGCCGTCCGTCCTCCAGCGCCAAATTCGATGAAATTCTGGTGAAGGCGAATACGGGGTACCGGGAGATGTAAGGGGGGAGGGCGTGTGCCCTTCCCTTCGTTACGGGACCTTCGATGGCTGAACGGGTGGTCGGGAGAGGTCAGGAGGGAGGCTTTCCTGGTGTCTAACCGTTGAATGAGCTTCCTCATCCCACGCCCCCCGCATACAGTTAGTAAGGCTTGAGCCGTCCCGCCCGTCGTTGAACGGGGGACGGTTTTTTTGATGGGCAGAGGCGGTGGTTATCGCGATTGCCCTTCCTTGGGAGTCGGATTCATAAGACGAACGGAGCCGGGAAGATTAGGAAAGAACGAAAATGGGTTAATCTATAACCATAGATTGGCATGGCCAATCGCTCGAAAGGGAGGGAAGGGAATGAGCCTATTGCTTGCCGTGGGAGTCGTGCTCGGGCCGGTTCTGCTGCTTGCCGCGGAGTGGATAGCGGGGAGGTACCGCTGGCTGTCCGACGCCCTGGCTTGGGTCGCCGCCGTGGTTTTCGGCATCATCGCGGCTCAGGCGGTCTACGAAATCCGCCGGGATGGAACCGTTTTTATGACCAACGTACATAAGGTATTCGAGAATGAGCTTTTCCTGCTGGCCGGGGCTTATTTGGGTCTCTACGGCATCGCCCGGATTCTGCACGGGCTGCTTCTACGGCTTCGGGAGGAGTAGGGAGGGAATATTTTGCAGGAAAGGTGGAACTCTTTAAGGTAGACTAACGTTAAGGAGAGTGTCACCGATTATGCCGAACAACCTCACGGAAGAGAAGGTAGGGGCGTACAAAATAGGAGTAGGCCATCTGCAGGAGCATGCTCCGGGAATGGTCGAAGCCTACAACCGGTTTACCGGGGAATGCTTCGCGGAAGGGGCCGTCGACGCCAAAACCAAGCAGCTGATCGCCCTGGGCATCAGCCTGTTCGCCAACAATGAAGTCTGCACGCTTGTGCATGTGAACGAAGCGCTCCAGGAAGGAGCCAGCTCCGAGGAGATTATGGAAACCGTGGCGGTGGCGGCTGCGGTCGGAGGCGGGCATGCCATGTCCCAGGGAGTAACCCGGGTCCAGCAGGCGCTTTCCTCGGCAGAGTCCACTTCCTCTTCCCACTAAGGCAGTCCGGTGGCCGATAGGAGGAATACCATGACCAAGCTTAATCCCACGAATCATACTTACAAAAGGAACGCAGCCAGAGCCTGGAGAAGGGCCGCCGGCTGCGTTCTTCTGGCCGGCCTTCTTGCGGCCGGAGGCTGCGGGCCGAAAGGAGGAGGGCAGGGGGCCGGAGCGGCTTCGGCGTCTCCGCCTCCCGTATCATCGCCCGGGACCACCGCCTCCGTCACGAGCACCCCGTCCGCGGCCTCGACGCCGCCTGCGGGGCCGACCCCGACAGCGGCTGCCGTTTCGCCGACTCCGCCGCCTGATGCCATCCGGGAGAAGCTCCGGGCCATGACGCGGGAGGAGAAGGTCGGCCAGCTCGTGCTGGTTGGCATGGACGGGAGGGAGACCAATGCGCAGACGAAGGAGCTCATCCGCACCTATAAGGTGGGCGGCTTCATCTTCTTCAAGGTCAACCTGACCGGCACGGACCAGGCTCTTCGCCTGTTTACGTCCCTGAAGGATACAAACCGGGCCTCGAGCTCCATCCCGTTGTGGATGAGCGTAGATGAGGAGGGAGGCCGGGTGACGCGGCTTCCGGACGAATTCGAGAAATTTCCGAGCATGGGGAGCCTCGGGAAGAAGAACAGCAGTGACCTCACCCGCCAGGTCGGGAAGCTGATCGGCCGGGAGTTGGCCGGCTTCGGGCTTAATACCGACTTCGCCCCCGTGCTCGATGTGAACAGCAACCCGGATAACCCGGTCATCGGCGACCGATCCTTCGGAAGCAGTGCCGAACGGGTATCCCGGCTCGGCGTGGCGGAGATGAAAGGGCTGCAGAGCGAAGGGATTCTGTCCGTGGTGAAGCACTTCCCCGGCCACGGCGATACGTCGGTGGATTCGCACATCG contains:
- a CDS encoding glycosyltransferase family 2 protein, with product MSTEVSIIMNSYNKYPMNLFSLMALKYQTFDPSKMEVIFVDDASSDRTPKLSRFQAPFPFRYIRSDKNLGRSAAKNVGIAAASGKIIIMLDAEMLVHRRYVERHYRYHSQEDNLVVTGCMGHNGMFSVLHPAFNKKQFKHFYSLIRKRPLLRKKWRLTSWSRRRNIRKLTARIQKRSRPVRLLKEEAIKNRKFHRYTFTDPLRPEVLRKFGSRYEGYHLPWYCVVTHSLSFRRSLYEEVGPFYEGFEGWGFEDWEFGYRLYKHGAKFLDDGRTPIYHQEHPTQPYASIKSDNYKNYRKFYQRHRDFEVGLHTLLLLGIRDFVSINDLVSEYKEMTSDSTEKYQAFLNSSMTLFEKIADRLVNEQPVKNLGDVLFEDQPGAYEAFQNELSLLREEGRFPGLVKSFQKLLER
- a CDS encoding NAD-dependent epimerase/dehydratase family protein, with the protein product MALITGASGLIGSEAVEYFAGLGFTVVGIDNDMRKTFFGDSGSTLWNRRRLESLLGKSYVHYSSDIRDKEAVDQIFQKYGSAIDLIIHTAAQPSHDWAARDPVVDFDVNAKGTLHLLEAMRQHCPEAVFVFTSTNKVYGDNPNRLPLVEQKLRWEIDPAHPYQMGIPEHLSVDGCMHSLFGASKLSADLLVQEYGKYFNFKTVCFRGGVLTGFRQAGVELHGFVNYLMKCAVTGTPYTIYGYKGKQVRDVIHSRDVVRAFHAFYSSPRRGGEVYNLGGGRESNVSLLEAIQLAEKISGNPMAYQYSDSSRQGDHMWYVTDLSKFKAHYPDWKLTYGITGIMEEMADQNKERWLAP
- a CDS encoding multidrug effflux MFS transporter, with product MAILLGSLSAFGPLSLDLYLPALPALEQELHAGTSIIQLTLTACLLGLSVGQLFAGSISDVRGRKGPLITGLVVYAAASLLCALSPSVGLLIVLRFLQGFAGAAGIVISRAVVRDLYEGPELTKFFSLLMLVNGAAPILAPIAGGQLLKLIPWQGLFVVLSVISLLMLAGVLLGLPETLPAGLRSEAGLGNTLRTFGTLVKDRVFMGYALAQGLVTAAMFAYISGSPFVIQEIYGVSAQGFSLLFAMNGAGIILAGQVTGRLAAKVGEKRLLIAGLLLAALGGVSLLIVLAWKAPLPWILPPLFLVVSCVGIVSTAGFSLAMQNHGRTAGSASALLGLMSLLFGALVAPLVGLGGSGTALPMGLVIAAADIGSVLVYVFLIHRRMGSRS
- a CDS encoding DUF485 domain-containing protein, which encodes MAQKGIDFTEVARSAPFRKLMSSKKRFILPWTLFFFAFYFTLPILTSYTTVLNKPAFGPVSWAWVFAFAQFLMTWALCVLYSRKAAEFDRMVQDVRRGMGR
- a CDS encoding solute symporter family protein; protein product: MGSINTTAFLLFLAIVLLTIVITYFAAKKTNSTSDFYTAGGGLKGYQNGLAIAGDYMSAASFLGIAGTIALSGFDGFFYSIGFLVAYLVVLYLVAEPLRNLGKYTMADMIAARFDDKKVRGVAALNTVTISIFYMIAQLVGAGSLIKLLLGLDYLTSVTIVGVLMTLYVVFGGMTATSWVQITKAVLLMGGTFIISLIVFAKFHFSVTEMFQSLQTATPLGEKYLNPGNKYKVPLDTLSLNLALVLGTAGLPHILTRFFTVKDAPTARSSVVYATWLIGIFYVMTVFLGFGAAQFVGAKEITAADPGGNMAAPLLAKALGGDFLFAFISAVAFATILAVVTGLVLSAASAFAHDFYTHIVRRGNATEKEQMTAARWASVAVSVISILLALAAQKLNVAFLVSLAFAVAASANLPVILFTIFWRRFNTAGAVTGMLTGLISAIVLVAVSPSVWSPAGKAIFTGDPLITLTNPGIISIPLGFLGAIVGTLLSSRPSSSAKFDEILVKANTGYREM
- a CDS encoding transposase produces the protein MSLLLAVGVVLGPVLLLAAEWIAGRYRWLSDALAWVAAVVFGIIAAQAVYEIRRDGTVFMTNVHKVFENELFLLAGAYLGLYGIARILHGLLLRLREE
- a CDS encoding carboxymuconolactone decarboxylase family protein, with the protein product MPNNLTEEKVGAYKIGVGHLQEHAPGMVEAYNRFTGECFAEGAVDAKTKQLIALGISLFANNEVCTLVHVNEALQEGASSEEIMETVAVAAAVGGGHAMSQGVTRVQQALSSAESTSSSH
- the nagZ gene encoding beta-N-acetylhexosaminidase; the protein is MTKLNPTNHTYKRNAARAWRRAAGCVLLAGLLAAGGCGPKGGGQGAGAASASPPPVSSPGTTASVTSTPSAASTPPAGPTPTAAAVSPTPPPDAIREKLRAMTREEKVGQLVLVGMDGRETNAQTKELIRTYKVGGFIFFKVNLTGTDQALRLFTSLKDTNRASSSIPLWMSVDEEGGRVTRLPDEFEKFPSMGSLGKKNSSDLTRQVGKLIGRELAGFGLNTDFAPVLDVNSNPDNPVIGDRSFGSSAERVSRLGVAEMKGLQSEGILSVVKHFPGHGDTSVDSHIGLPVVPYDMDRLKKLELVPFAEAVKNGADAVMVAHLLLPKLDSKHPASFSKAVITDVLRKQLGFGGVVFTDDMTMGAVVKNYSIGQAAVQAILAGGDIVLVGHDFEKQTTVIQALRKAAADGTLSEERLDESVYRILKLKAKYGVTDARPSGPDVKAINADIRKLLAP